From a region of the Defluviitalea raffinosedens genome:
- the spoIID gene encoding stage II sporulation protein D, whose amino-acid sequence MKKVGALFLMVFFAIIVLPAFITSFVGDSQINQQEDIGKNINNKVESDNKENIKVIKVLNAQTGEIMELEFEEYIKGVLAAEMPASFEIEALKAQAVAARTYAIKKMNQKGSEDLKGADISTDPSRGQAYLSKEELKKKWGENFYTYYDKIARAVEETKNQIMTYEEEPIEAVFHSTSAGITQSAKDVWEVDVPYLKSVESTGDEEAPSFEYETVLSKQEVYRLLKDKYPDLVIQDLMQQIQIIERNSGGYIKKIQIGNKLLSGEEIRKLFNLRSSCFAIKEEGDNLIFTTKGYGHGAGMSQYGANSMAKQGKDYQEILTHYYQGVQIKEINEIEENILKSE is encoded by the coding sequence TTGAAAAAAGTAGGAGCTCTTTTCTTAATGGTATTTTTCGCAATTATTGTATTGCCAGCTTTTATTACCTCCTTTGTGGGAGACAGTCAAATCAACCAGCAGGAAGACATAGGAAAGAACATCAATAATAAGGTAGAAAGCGACAATAAAGAAAATATAAAAGTCATTAAAGTTTTAAATGCACAGACTGGGGAAATTATGGAATTGGAATTTGAAGAGTACATAAAAGGTGTATTAGCGGCAGAGATGCCTGCATCCTTTGAAATAGAAGCCTTAAAGGCGCAGGCTGTGGCAGCAAGAACTTATGCTATTAAAAAAATGAATCAAAAAGGAAGTGAGGATCTTAAAGGAGCGGATATTTCAACGGATCCTTCCAGAGGGCAGGCATATTTATCTAAAGAAGAACTAAAAAAAAAGTGGGGAGAAAACTTTTACACATACTATGATAAAATCGCAAGAGCAGTGGAAGAAACCAAGAATCAGATTATGACTTATGAAGAAGAGCCCATAGAAGCGGTTTTTCATTCTACCAGTGCAGGAATTACGCAAAGTGCCAAAGATGTATGGGAAGTAGATGTACCATACCTAAAAAGCGTAGAAAGTACAGGAGATGAGGAAGCTCCTTCATTTGAATATGAGACAGTACTTTCTAAACAGGAAGTGTACCGTTTATTGAAAGACAAATATCCAGATCTCGTCATTCAGGATTTAATGCAGCAGATTCAGATTATAGAAAGAAATAGCGGAGGATATATTAAGAAGATTCAAATAGGCAACAAGCTTCTAAGTGGGGAGGAAATAAGAAAATTGTTCAATTTAAGGTCCAGCTGCTTCGCTATTAAAGAAGAAGGAGATAATCTTATATTCACTACCAAGGGGTATGGCCATGGGGCTGGAATGAGCCAGTACGGAGCCAATTCCATGGCTAAACAAGGAAAAGACTATCAAGAAATTTTAACCCATTACTATCAGGGAGTTCAGATTAAAGAAATCAATGAAATAGAGGAAAATATTTTGAAAAGTGAATAG
- the murA gene encoding UDP-N-acetylglucosamine 1-carboxyvinyltransferase yields the protein MAKLVVHKSPPLRGSIRISGSKNAVLPILAASLLAEGKSIIGDVPNLKDVVIMQHLLQHLGVTIKWSKAKSEIELITDHITEYEAPYDLVSQMRASFLIMGPLLARIGKAKIPLPGGCAIGSRPVDLHLKGFSALGAEITQQNGYVEAYADKLKGSKIYLDFPSVGATENIMMAAVYAEGTTIIENAAVEPEIVDLANYLNKMGADIRGAGTDSIKINGVEKLTGTTHCVIPDRIEAGTFMIAGAITRGEVFLENVVSDHLKPIIAKLKECNIDVSETEKGIKVCGRNNIKAVDIKTLPYPGFPTDMQAPFMSLLSVAEGTSMVIETVFENRFMHVGELKRMGAQIKIESRSAIIDGVKKLTGTQVKATDLRAGAALILCALVADETTEISDIYHIERGYSEMEKKLAALGARIEKIK from the coding sequence TTGGCTAAATTAGTTGTCCATAAAAGTCCTCCTTTAAGAGGCAGCATCAGAATCAGTGGTTCAAAAAATGCTGTTCTTCCCATACTGGCAGCTTCCCTGCTGGCAGAGGGAAAAAGTATAATAGGCGATGTTCCTAACCTTAAAGATGTCGTTATTATGCAACATCTCTTGCAGCACTTAGGTGTAACAATCAAATGGAGCAAAGCAAAGAGTGAAATCGAACTCATTACAGATCATATTACTGAATATGAGGCCCCTTATGATTTAGTCAGTCAGATGAGAGCTTCATTTTTAATCATGGGTCCACTTCTTGCCCGAATTGGTAAAGCCAAGATTCCTCTTCCTGGAGGATGTGCCATCGGCAGTAGACCTGTAGACCTTCATCTTAAAGGATTTAGTGCCCTGGGGGCAGAAATCACACAACAAAATGGATATGTAGAAGCTTATGCAGACAAATTGAAAGGAAGTAAAATTTATTTGGACTTCCCCAGTGTCGGAGCCACAGAAAACATTATGATGGCTGCCGTATATGCGGAGGGCACGACCATTATTGAAAATGCAGCAGTAGAGCCGGAAATTGTTGACCTTGCCAATTACCTCAATAAAATGGGGGCAGATATAAGGGGCGCAGGAACGGATTCCATTAAAATTAATGGTGTAGAGAAGCTTACAGGTACAACCCATTGTGTGATCCCCGACAGAATAGAAGCAGGAACTTTTATGATTGCAGGAGCCATTACAAGGGGTGAAGTTTTTCTTGAAAATGTTGTAAGTGATCATCTAAAGCCTATTATAGCAAAGCTAAAAGAATGTAATATAGATGTTTCAGAAACAGAAAAAGGGATTAAGGTGTGCGGCAGGAATAATATAAAAGCCGTAGACATAAAAACATTACCCTATCCCGGATTCCCTACAGACATGCAAGCACCTTTTATGAGTTTACTCAGTGTTGCAGAAGGTACAAGCATGGTGATAGAAACGGTATTTGAGAACCGTTTTATGCATGTGGGTGAATTAAAAAGAATGGGTGCTCAGATCAAAATAGAAAGCAGGAGTGCTATTATAGACGGAGTAAAAAAACTCACGGGAACACAGGTTAAAGCAACAGACTTAAGGGCTGGTGCAGCTCTGATTCTATGTGCATTGGTAGCAGATGAAACAACAGAAATCAGTGACATTTATCATATAGAAAGAGGCTATTCAGAAATGGAAAAAAAGTTGGCAGCCCTTGGAGCAAGAATAGAAAAGATAAAATAG